TGCAGCAAAATCAGAAGAGTTAGTTGCTTGCTATAAAAGCATAGCCAAGGATCTCTAGAATCTACCAGTTCACAAGTGAATTATGTTTGCGAAACATAGAACTAGCTTACGTTTTAAAGGTTTTATGCTATTTCTAGCGCTAAAAAGTGCGGCTAGCTTAGCCGAAGCACACTACTTATTTGTCTGCAAAACCCCAAATTTTCATCATATTTTATAAAAGCTTATGGCTCATCATCAGCTTGCTCGTTAACAAAAAAGTCGCCGTTGACTATCTCTTTACTATCCTCTGGCAATTGAGAAGGTGAGTCTGCCTGAAGATATTTTCAAGGGAGGTTAGTGGCAGCAAGTGATTGGCGTCGTGACGACTTAGTCACGCTTTTTTGAATTGACGCTTTACTCTGAGCAGTTCGCTACATAAATTGAGGTAGGAAATAGTTTTTTAGAGGTTCATAGTTTCTGTGAATATTAGAAAGGTAGATTTAAACCTACTCGTTTACTTAAATGTGTTGCTAGAAGAGCGCAATGTTTCGCGAGCTGCCAACAAGTTGGCGCTGACTCAGCCCACTATGAGTAATGCGCTTAAACGCCTTAGAGAGCTGTTTGATGATCCTCTACTGGTGCGCACTGCAGAGGGCATGACGCCCACCGAAAAAGCCACTAAGTTAAAACCAGAAATAGTTAGCTTATTGAGCATGGCGGAGAAGATCACTCAGCCAGACAAAGACTTTTCACCAGCACAAAGTAGCGTTACTTTTCGAATAATGTGTAACGACTACATAGAAGCAACCTTGTTGGCGCCTTTTATTCAAAGTGTTCTTAGAAGTGCGCCCAAAATTAACTTTGATATCTATGCGCCCGGTGATATTCGTTTAGGCGATATGGAAAAGGGCCAGATAGATTTAGCCATTAATCGCTTTACGAGCTTGCCAAAAACCTTTCACCAATCAAGCATTTGGCGCGATAATTTTTGCTGCTTGGTACATAAAGACCATCCTTATGTAGACCACTTAGATTTACCCAGCTATTTAGCTGCTGAGCATGTTTGGTTAAACCGAGCTGGCTGGGGCGCAGAAACCAGTATTGGCAATCAAGCCGCCAGCCAAAAGTTGGGGTGGGTAGATGAGGCTTTGGCTCAGCTAGAACAAGTTCGAAATATTCGGGTATATACACGCCATTATGCACTGGCAGGTTTATTAGTGGCTCAGCCTCAGCTGATAGCAACTTTACCGCGCCGACAAGCCATGCTTTATAAAGACAGCCCTGACTTGCGCATCGTTAGGGTACCATTTCAAATTGTACCTATTGAAACCAAAATGATTTGGAGCCCGCTATTACAGCACTCCAAAGCCCACCAATGGTTGCGTCGTTCGCTGACAGATTTTTCTACAACGGTATTAGATCGCTAGTGTGCGGCGGATGAATTAATACTTCTGGAAATAGCAAAATAAGGCTTTTAGCCTACTACTATTCACTAAATCTATAGTTTGTATTGAAAACTACAATTTCATTTTATTTTGGTGGCGCGCTATCTTGAGGTTGAGGCTTAGTTAAACGAATGACTTAGCCAATAAAACAATAACAAAATACCACCAGAAGGAATTTGACCATGAATACAACACAACAAAGCGGTCAAGGTTACCAACACAAAGACAACCTATTTATTGATGCTCCCCTTGCGACATTTATTGAGCAAAAACTGCTAGGCAATAATACTGCCGACGCGGCTCAGTTTTTTGAAGCGCTGTCTGTCTTGGTAGAAGAATTTGGTGGAACTTACCGTAAACTAAACCAGAGCTGCCAAGAGATGGCCTGTGAGATCCACTTAAAGCAGTGCCAAGCCAGTGCTGAGAAGCCTAGCACAATCAATATTAGCCATGGTAGCAGCAAAGCCATTTTAGATGAATACAGCTGCGCTATCCCAAGCTGTTTATTGGATGTGTTAACCACAACGGTAATTGCTAATAAGCAAGATATGATGCTATCGCTTAGCACCACCAATCAAGCTGAAGCAGAGTTAATGGAAGCGGTGTTTGCTCGCGCGCATTGTTTAATGGGTTTTGATTCGCAACATATAGATGTGATTCGCCCAGTAGACAATGTAGCCTGTATTGCTCAAGCACGTAAACGTGCTGAATACCACGATACCGAAGCTATGGTGAGCCATGGTTAAGCCTTGCTTAGTGTTTGTAAAAGCCAAGCTTTAGCTTGGCTTTTACTTGTTATGGCTATTCTTGCTAGCTAAGTGGCAACACCCTTGGTTGACATTAATCGAGATATCGATAAACATTGGCTTATGAGTATATTATTTAGCCATTTTTCAGCACGAATTATCATCATTCCTTAGGAATGGTGGGTTTGCTAATGTGCTTAAAATTTAGAAACCCGCCCTTGAGGCGGGTTTTCTATTTCTGCCTCTGGGGTATTTTGGGGAGGTAATATGAAAAAAGTAGCGATATTTGGAAAACCAGGCAGCGGCAAGTCAACCTTAAGCAAGGGCTTGGCCCAAGCAACGCATCTCGAGTTGCACGCTTTGGACTCCATCTTATTCAAGCCTGATGGCAGCCAAATAGAGCGCGAAGCTTATGCTCAAAAGCATCGCGCGATATTGCATTCAGACAGCTGGATAATAGACGGCTTTGGACCAGTTCCTTCTTTTTATGAGCGTCTTGAGGCTGCCGATACGCTTATTTACATCGATTTGCCTTATGCAGTGAGTTACTGGCTGGTGACTAAACGGCTACTAAAAGGCTTATTTGTTAAACCAGCTGGTTGGCCTAGTGGTAGCTCGGTGATTAAGGGAACGCTGCAAAGCTATAAAACCTTAAAGCTCTGCCCTAGGTTTTGGAATGATGATTTTATGCAGAAGCTACAAATCATAGCTAAGGGCAAAAAGATTTATGTGATTCGTTCAATAGAAGAATTAAACCGCTTTGTTGAACAAGTCTAAAAGTACCCGTTTAGCTGCTCATGTGTTTGATCACTTCATCTCCAAAGGCAGAGCAGCTTACTTCGGTTGCGTTGTCGATCATTCGGGCAAAGTCGTAAGTGACGGTGCGTGCGCCAATGGCACCGTCTACGCCTTGGCTAATTAGGTCGGCGGCTTCTATCCAACCGATGTGTTTTAGCATCATTTGCGCGCATAAAATGATAGAGCAGGGGTTTACTTTATCTTGTCCAGCTAAGCGTGGAACGGTGCCATGTGTGGGTTCAAAAAAGGCTACTTCGCTACTCATATTAGCGCCAGGTGCAATGCCAATTCCCCCTACATGGGCAGCTAATGCGTCGGCCAGTAAATCTCCATTTTGATTCATGGTAGCAATGACATCGTAAAGCTCTGGGTGCAAGGTCACCTGCTGGAACATACTATCGGCAATAATGTCTTTGATCACTAGCGGGGCTTGGCCGTCGTCTCGCGGGATCTCCAACCAATAGCCGTTGCTGTGGGTTTGAGCACCAAATTCTTCTTGGGCTAATTGGTAGCCCCAATTTTTAAAGGCGCCTTCGGTAAATTTCATGATGTTACCCTTGTGCACTAGAGTAACGGAGTCGCGTTGGTGGTCTAATGCGTACTGAATCGCATGGCGGATCAACCGTTTTGAGCCTTGCTCCGAAATATGTTTTATCCCTATGCCACACTCGTCACTAAAGCGCATTTTTGTTACGCCCATCTCTTGTTGAAGGAAGTCGATTACTCGTTCTGCTCCTGGGCTGCCGGCTTTCCATTCGATGCCGCTATATATGTCTTCAGAGTTTTCTCTAAATACCACCATGTCGGTTAGCTCGGGATTTTTAAGAGGTGAGGGCACCCCTTGAAACCAGCGAATAGGACGAATATTTACAAACAGATCCATCTCTTGGCGCAGGGATATATTGAGCGAGCGAAAGCCTCCACCAATCGGTGTAGTAAGTGGCCCCTTAATGGCTACTTTATGTTCACGTATTGCACCCAATGTTTCTTGTGGAAACCAGTCACCATCGTACATGTTGGCGGCCTTTTCTCCATTAAAGACTTCCATCCACATAATTTTTCGTAGTTGGCCATAGGCTTTGGCCACGGCGGCATCAACTACTTTTAACATCACTGGGGTGATGTCTACTCCAACGCCATCACCTTCTATGTAGGTGATAATGGGTTTGTCGGGAACCTGTAATTCTTGCTGCTGGTTAAGGCTTATTTTTTTCCCGCCAGCGGGTACACGAATATGTTGATATTGCATGCATAGCCTAAAAGTAACGAGTGCTTAGCTTTACTTTACTTGGCTAGTTAAAGAGGGGCAACGCTGAGTGCTGTAAGAAGTGACCTAGTGTGGATTTAAGCTAAAAGAAACGGCTAGCTGCTCGTTTGCTAGCTAGGGGCTGTTTATCTTTCGCGAAAAAAATTTAACCGCGAAAGATAAACAACCCTTAGCCTTACTCTCTATTTTAGTTCGTTTGCTACACCTTCAATGGCAGGTTTTTGCTCAAGGCTGCTATTGAACAACAGTGGCCAATCATTGTGGCCGGTGAAGTGAGGGATCCAACTATCAGCGTCACTTACACCCCAAACAGTAATGCCGCCACGTAAATTAGCAGGTACGTTGTCGTAATAGGCTTTGATAATTTCTTGGTAACGTAATTTTTGTTCTTCGGCCATCGCGGCAGTAAAAGTATTTCGGTCACCATTTGGATTCAATTTTATATCAAGCTCGGTTACTTTCACTTTCAATCCTTTTGCCACAACTTTGGCAAAGGAAGTACCAATCGCTTGAGCACTTGGCCAATCGTAGTTAACGTGCATTTGGAAGCCAATTCCATCAATGGGAATGTCATCGGCAAGTAACTCATCGGCCATTCTTAGTACCGAGGCTAGCTTGGCTCCGTCGTCTTCGATGTTGTAATCGTTGTAATAAAGCTCAGCGTCGGAGTCTGCAGCGTGAGCCATCTTAAATGCTTCGGGGATGAAATCTTTACCTAAGTTTTGGTACCAAGGGCTGTTTCGATAAGGTGCAAAGCCGCCAGAGCTGCTGTCATCAAACGCTTCGTTTACCACGTCCCAACTTACTACACGGCCTTTAAAGTGATCGGCCACGGTGCTTACGTGGGTATCCATCATAGTGAGCCAGTCACCTTGATAGTTCTCCATCCAGCTAGGCATTTGTGAGTGCCACACTAAAGCATGAGCATGCACGGTAATATTGTTGTCGACTGCCCAATCCACTAGGTTATCGGCATCCTGAAAGGTGAAATCGCCTTGGCGAGGCTGTATGTATGCCGATTTCATAATGTTTTCAGCGGTGATCTGATCAAAATGTTGAATAACAACATCCTGCAATTCTGGGCGTGTTTCAATACCGTTACTAAACTGGTCCTCGTACCCTGCTGGCACGGCCGCACCCATGTAGGTAGTGCTTAGTGCTTTTAGACTTTCTACTTGAGGTACCTCGATGGGTTCTCCTGAATCAGAACTTGAGCCTCCACAAGCGCTTAGGCCAATGCTTATAGCTGTAGAAAGTAGTGCTAATGGTAGTACACGCATAAATAATCCTTGATGTCTGTTAGCGCTAACAACGCAGGGGAGCAACCAGTCATTTGCTTTAAGTCTGTGTTATTAAATCAGATTAAAGCGCTTTCATATGATTACCAAAAACACTAATCGTCTTATAGTAAATAGTTTTTGTGATCTAGGTTATAACAGGGCGTATTGATATTTATTGCTAATAAAATCAGTAGTGTAGAGTGGCGGGCTTAAGTTTATCTAATTGCACTTTACAACAAGCAAATATTGTTCAAATTAATTTTTCGTTGATTTTCTTTATGCTGTTTATTGTGCGATTTTTGAAACTAATTTCTTAAATTTAAGTTTATTTGTGATTTTTATCTTCAATATTACCATTTTATCTTGATTATATTTTTTACAGTTATTGCTGCTATTTTTGTGATCTGAATCTTTGGTAAGGTTTTCATGCGTGATATCGCTCTCAATAATTAGGTTTATTTGGAGTTATATTCTTTTCGCCTAGAGATAAATCCATTCGGGCAGAATAAAAACATAAAATAATTACTATTCCAGGAGTTTTTTAATGAAAGTGAAAGCGCTTACATACGCTGTGGCAATCGCACTTACTTGTTCCCCCCTCGTTAGCGCTGCAGAAGACGAGGTTAATTCTGAACAATTTCAACAGATTAAAGATTCTCAGCCAGTGGTTTTAGACCCTGAATTTGTTGTTGAAGAAGGCATTATCTTTTCAGGATATGCCCGATACGGCTTACATTATTCAGATGACTTTCAAAAGTATGTTCAAGCTGAAGGTGAGCTTGCAGGCCGTGCTGTTGGTCGTTTAGGTAACGAAACCAATGGTGGTGAATTCCAATTTGCTAAAGCATTTCAAAGTGAAAGTGGTGCTATTTGGGATGTAGTGCTGATGCTAGAAAACTGGTGGAAGTATGAGTCTGAGCTCGAAAGTGGCGAAGAAATTAGTGAGTATGGCGATATTGCTCTTAAAAAATTCTACGCCGGCGCCACCAATATTTTTGCATCCCAGCCTAATGCGTATATTTGGGCGGGTCGAGATTTCCACCAACGTCCACAACAGGGTTTAAATGATTACTTTTGGATGAGTCACGATGGTCAAGGTGGTGGTATTTATAACCTTGAACTAGGTGATATGGCCAAGTTAGATTTCTCGGTAGTTGGCCAGGTTGATGGGCCGGGAGACAACGGTAACTATGCCTTAACGTCTAAGCTGCATGCCCTGCAACTCGCCGACTCTGTTGCCTTGAGCTTTCTATTTAACTATGGCTTTGAAAGTGATCAATATGATGACAATGGCGTAATAGAAAATAAAGACAAGATTAATGCCTACCACCTAGCTGCGGTGATTGACCAAAATTGGTCTAAAGGTCGTAATCAGTTTATTGCGCGCTATGCAGATAATGCAGACACCAGCGTATTTAATAAAACTGAAGATTTAACCACGCTGTATTTAAGCTTAGAAGGCGCGGTTAATTTTAGTGAGCAAGTCGCCCTTGAGTATCTCGGTGCTTACCACAACTACGATGCGAACTCGTCGGAAGATGACCGCACCAACTACAGTGCTATTGTTCGACCTATGTATAACTGGAACGATACACACTCTACGTGGTTAGAGGCTGGTTACTCGGTAGTGGATTACGATCAAGGCGGTAAAAACACGGCTTGGAAAGTGACTCTATCGCAAAACGTAACCATTAATGCCTTTGGTAACGCTCGTCCAATGTTACGTTTCTATGCCACAACCGGCCAAGCGGACAATCAAGTTCGAAGTAATGAAGCTATCGAAGCCAAGCAAGATACTTTGGCTTTAGGTGCTATGTTTGAGTCTTGGTGGTAAAGCGTTTTACTCATGAGTTATAGCTTCACTGGTTGAGGCTGTGCATAATCAAAGGGGCGTTGTTTGCGCCCTTTATTTTGTTTGTAAGCCTTTAGTAAATTCCCGCCTAGTAATACCAATTTCTACTTTAGTTAACGCCTCTATATCTAAATCACAATATTCCCGTTTAGAGTTTTATGCTGATTTTATTAAACGCCGCCTTTGCTTTTATTTTTTTGCATTAAATTTTTATCTCTATATTTTGATGTTTATGTGTATTTCGATCTAATTTTTAATCGTTTAATGATATTTTATCCTTAATTATCTTAATTTATCGCTAACATTTAAATCGCAGTAAAAGCTTTTGTTTTTGTGATCTGTAGTTATTTTATTCTGCTTGTGCGTGATATTTGTCTCAATTTAATTTGACTCTCAAAATTATAC
The Agarivorans aestuarii DNA segment above includes these coding regions:
- a CDS encoding carbohydrate porin, with the protein product MKVKALTYAVAIALTCSPLVSAAEDEVNSEQFQQIKDSQPVVLDPEFVVEEGIIFSGYARYGLHYSDDFQKYVQAEGELAGRAVGRLGNETNGGEFQFAKAFQSESGAIWDVVLMLENWWKYESELESGEEISEYGDIALKKFYAGATNIFASQPNAYIWAGRDFHQRPQQGLNDYFWMSHDGQGGGIYNLELGDMAKLDFSVVGQVDGPGDNGNYALTSKLHALQLADSVALSFLFNYGFESDQYDDNGVIENKDKINAYHLAAVIDQNWSKGRNQFIARYADNADTSVFNKTEDLTTLYLSLEGAVNFSEQVALEYLGAYHNYDANSSEDDRTNYSAIVRPMYNWNDTHSTWLEAGYSVVDYDQGGKNTAWKVTLSQNVTINAFGNARPMLRFYATTGQADNQVRSNEAIEAKQDTLALGAMFESWW
- the icd gene encoding NADP-dependent isocitrate dehydrogenase — translated: MQYQHIRVPAGGKKISLNQQQELQVPDKPIITYIEGDGVGVDITPVMLKVVDAAVAKAYGQLRKIMWMEVFNGEKAANMYDGDWFPQETLGAIREHKVAIKGPLTTPIGGGFRSLNISLRQEMDLFVNIRPIRWFQGVPSPLKNPELTDMVVFRENSEDIYSGIEWKAGSPGAERVIDFLQQEMGVTKMRFSDECGIGIKHISEQGSKRLIRHAIQYALDHQRDSVTLVHKGNIMKFTEGAFKNWGYQLAQEEFGAQTHSNGYWLEIPRDDGQAPLVIKDIIADSMFQQVTLHPELYDVIATMNQNGDLLADALAAHVGGIGIAPGANMSSEVAFFEPTHGTVPRLAGQDKVNPCSIILCAQMMLKHIGWIEAADLISQGVDGAIGARTVTYDFARMIDNATEVSCSAFGDEVIKHMSS
- a CDS encoding adenylate kinase, producing the protein MKKVAIFGKPGSGKSTLSKGLAQATHLELHALDSILFKPDGSQIEREAYAQKHRAILHSDSWIIDGFGPVPSFYERLEAADTLIYIDLPYAVSYWLVTKRLLKGLFVKPAGWPSGSSVIKGTLQSYKTLKLCPRFWNDDFMQKLQIIAKGKKIYVIRSIEELNRFVEQV
- a CDS encoding endo-1,4-beta-xylanase, producing MRVLPLALLSTAISIGLSACGGSSSDSGEPIEVPQVESLKALSTTYMGAAVPAGYEDQFSNGIETRPELQDVVIQHFDQITAENIMKSAYIQPRQGDFTFQDADNLVDWAVDNNITVHAHALVWHSQMPSWMENYQGDWLTMMDTHVSTVADHFKGRVVSWDVVNEAFDDSSSGGFAPYRNSPWYQNLGKDFIPEAFKMAHAADSDAELYYNDYNIEDDGAKLASVLRMADELLADDIPIDGIGFQMHVNYDWPSAQAIGTSFAKVVAKGLKVKVTELDIKLNPNGDRNTFTAAMAEEQKLRYQEIIKAYYDNVPANLRGGITVWGVSDADSWIPHFTGHNDWPLLFNSSLEQKPAIEGVANELK
- a CDS encoding LysR family transcriptional regulator: MNIRKVDLNLLVYLNVLLEERNVSRAANKLALTQPTMSNALKRLRELFDDPLLVRTAEGMTPTEKATKLKPEIVSLLSMAEKITQPDKDFSPAQSSVTFRIMCNDYIEATLLAPFIQSVLRSAPKINFDIYAPGDIRLGDMEKGQIDLAINRFTSLPKTFHQSSIWRDNFCCLVHKDHPYVDHLDLPSYLAAEHVWLNRAGWGAETSIGNQAASQKLGWVDEALAQLEQVRNIRVYTRHYALAGLLVAQPQLIATLPRRQAMLYKDSPDLRIVRVPFQIVPIETKMIWSPLLQHSKAHQWLRRSLTDFSTTVLDR